GGGCGCGGTGGGTGCGGGACGCCGTCGTCGTCGTCCAGCGGCTGCTCGCCGCCCGGGGCGCGCTGCTCGTCATCGTAGTCCTCATCGTAGTAGTCGTCCAGGCCCCCGTCCGAGCCGCTGCTGCCGGGGCCGTTGCCCAGCTCGGCGCCGAAGCACAGGCGGGCCATGTTCTCCTTGACCGACTCGCAGATGGGCCGCTCGAGGCCGTCGCACACGCAGTCGTTGAGCAGCGCGGCCTTGGGCATAGCCAGCATGTCCTCAATGACGGTACGGCACTCGTCCGTGCAGCGCAGCCCGTTGAAGACCTTGCCGCAGTAGGTCAGGTAGCGGCTGAGCGCCAGGTTGCAGCGGCTGTCGCGGTCGCAGAGCCGCCGGGCCTCGGTGCAGCCCATGACCCCGCCCGCGCCGGGgccgcccgcgccgccgccgTTCGTCCGGGGCAGGCAAGGCTCAATGGCGCGCTTGGTGGACTTGCAGTTCTCGTCCTGCGCGCAGTCACAGTCCTCCAGGGCGGGCCCGCGGCGCGTGTGGTTGAGCTGAATGAGGGCCGAGATGCAGTGGCTCGGGCAGCGCCAGCGCGAGGAGGAGGCTGCCGAGGCCGGGAAGGCAGCAGCGGCGGCCCCGGGCGCGTCGCCCCCGTCGTGCTGCGCCAGCACCGGCGCGCACGCCTCGGCGTACTGGTTGTACGCGTAGCTGCACTCCGGCTCCCCCTGGCACTGCAGCAGCGCCTGCCAGCAGATGAGGCGGCGGCCGTGGGCCAGCCCCGAGCCCCGCGGCGCGGAgcccagcagctgcagcagcgcCATCAAGCACAGCCAGGCACCCGGCACGGTCCCCCCGCGGGCCTCGCCGCCGCCGCCCAGCAGCGCGGCCACCATCGCGGGCAGCGGCGGCCGccgggagaggaagggaaaggagacgAGGCGCGGGGAGCTGCGGACGCGGAGCCGGTGGAAAAGTTTGTCCAAGTCCTGCCCACTTCTTGCATGAGTGTCTTCATAAATCCATGCGCGCCGCTGGCTGAGCCCCGCCGGTGGCAGAAGGTCCCCTCTTGCTCCGGCTGCGGTGGCTTCCTGGAAATGAACAGCAGCCGAGACCTGGTCCCGCTCTCCCACCCCGCTCGGCCCCCGGCGGTTGCCGGAGCCGCTCACTGTCGTCCCGGGGGGGTGCGGGCCGCGGGGCCGTGGCGGGGCTGCAGGACCGCGCGCCGCCGCGGGTGCATTTTGCTCCCCGCCTGCAGATCCGTTGTGCGGCCGCGGCGACTCCTTCCGCCCGGACTCAGCGCCGCGCCGCCACCACTGCCGCCGCGATCTCTCGCATCGCGCCGCTTCCTGGCCCGGCGTCCGCGCGCTGCCCGCCTTCCCGCGGCCCGGCTGCCCCGCGTCCCCTCCCCCTCCGCCCGCAGCAACCCTGGCCTCGGCCGAGCTCCGGGGAGCTCTTTCCGGGAGGCGCGGGGAGAACAAGAAAGTCGGCGCTGCCGGAGAGCGGCTCCCTGGCTTCACTCGGCGGCGGCTTCTCGGGTGACCAGGAGCCCGGGGAGCGGATCCGCTGAGCCCGGCTGCAGACTCGTTAGCAACGAGGCTTTAAATACAAAAGTGGGCCGGGAGCCCCCGCGTGGTGCCGCGGTGCCCCCTCATTATGCATGcatggaaaagcaaacaaacaaaaacattagcaaCGCTCCTCCGGCTCGCCGAGCCCCGGCCCCGCGCGCTCCCAGCCGGCCcgctttctcctttctccactcTCTTTCGCCCTTTGCTCGGCCCCTTTCCCGGCTTTTCGAGATGCTATTGGTCCTGCCTGTTgttgttgaaagttttttttttttttttttttttttttttacgagcCGCTGGAGTggggttgtggggtgggggagggcgggAGGACGGTGGGCAGCTCACATTCAGGCATTCTGGGCTGAAAGGAAAGGCTTAGGGAGCCTGACGGAGGCCCGGAGCTCCTCCTACTCTTAAGGAGGCTCAGATACGCAGCCACAGCTCGCGCACAGAACAGGCAGGGCTTAGGGGCAGCTGTTTGCATCCGGCTCAGCCACGGGccttttttgtttggttcttttttctttttctttcttttgtctttctttctctctctctttctttctttctttctttctttcttttggtaatTTTATTAATTCTCGCTGGCCCCCATCTGTGCTTTCGACTGGGCTCTGAACTCAGTTTATCTTCCAGGCTCTCTTGTCCTTGGGTCTCCATCGCCACAGAGGGCAGGGGGAGAATCCAGAGGTTTAATGTGAGACCGaaacttttttaaagaagcatgCAAGAAAGAAGCGCACACTTGGTTAGAAAGATGTTGATAAGATGCTTACAGCCCGCCCCCCCCCAACCCTCCAGCCCCATCTAGCCCATCTAGTAGGTACAGCCCGTGCGCCACGCTTGGTTTTCAAATTGCGAGACGGAAATCCAGTCAACCGAAATAATTTCTTAGGAAGATAGGCTTGCAACACGTGCCgtcatgaaaaaattaaaatagcatttaaaatattgagGAATGTTGAACAAGTACCACCCGGCCGCAGTCACAAGACAGGAGGAGGACAGACCCCAAAGGTTTCTGTTAAAGTGTAAGTTTCAGCCCCTCACGAAGTTTAAGGGAGGCTGCCCGGCAGAGGAGACCTCTGCAGTCTCGGCGCGGGAATTTCCGAGCTACCTTAACTGGGGCGCAACGCAGCCTTCGGCCACCAGAGGCAGCGGGCGTCTGCGGCCTGTCAAAAACGCgcttttttcctcccctttccgTGGAGAGACTATCAACTCCATCTGTCACAAAAATTAAGGCTAAAGCTCCCCTACAGAAACAGAGGGAGCCAGGCCTCCGATGCTCCGAGCAGCGGGCCGTCCCGCCGCTCCCCCGAGGCCAGGCGAATTTGAAATGGCAAAAGTCACAGCCGGAGCCCCGGCCCTGGATTTCTCCGGCTGCGGAAAAGCCTCCCGCGCCTGCTGAGGCTGCTGCGTTCCGCGGAGGCGCTGGGTCAGCCGTGGGAAGCTGCACCTCTGCAGTCCCCAAAACCAACGTCACACCTGAAAGGAGCCAGATTGACGTCAGGCGGACCGATTCGAGTTGTAGAA
The sequence above is a segment of the Saimiri boliviensis isolate mSaiBol1 chromosome 2, mSaiBol1.pri, whole genome shotgun sequence genome. Coding sequences within it:
- the GAS1 gene encoding growth arrest-specific protein 1; the protein is MVAALLGGGGEARGGTVPGAWLCLMALLQLLGSAPRGSGLAHGRRLICWQALLQCQGEPECSYAYNQYAEACAPVLAQHDGGDAPGAAAAAFPASAASSSRWRCPSHCISALIQLNHTRRGPALEDCDCAQDENCKSTKRAIEPCLPRTNGGGAGGPGAGGVMGCTEARRLCDRDSRCNLALSRYLTYCGKVFNGLRCTDECRTVIEDMLAMPKAALLNDCVCDGLERPICESVKENMARLCFGAELGNGPGSSGSDGGLDDYYDEDYDDEQRAPGGEQPLDDDDGVPHPPRPGSGAAAAGGRGDLPYGPGRRSSGGGGRSATLGAWTPLASILLLLLGPLF